The Rhodobacter sp. 24-YEA-8 DNA segment CGGGCGGAAGGAGCTGGCTCTCTATTGCGAGCGGGTGATCCGAACGGCCCATCCTCTGGCGCAGAACTGACCGGTAACAAAGAGACACCATATGGCCCGGCGTTTGCCGGGCCATTTTCTTTTGGTCTTCTGAGCGGCCGCGTCATGCGCCGGGTTTGTGCGGGGCGGGACGAGGTTCCGCATGTGATTCTGGTGTGGCTTGGCAGAATCATCGTTGTGATTCTGGCGCTTGCGGGTTTTGGCGGGCGAGTTATCCCCATTTTGGGTTTGGGTTTGGGTTTGGGTTTGGGTTTGGGTTTGGGTTTGGGTTTGGGTTTGGGTTTGGGTTTGGGTCTGGGGATAAGGTTGTCTTGGGCTTTGGCAGGCTTTTGCTGAGAGGCCTTATTTTATTGGTCTCCTGACAAAAAAACGTCATGAAGCGCATTTTTCTGCTTGCGGGTTTGTTTTGTGGGGCCTAGATACCGCCTCACCGAAACGGAACGGTTGGCGGAACGAAGCGGACGGAAGCGCAAGCGGACGGAGCTGAGGAGCTGGCTGGGAGGGGATGGGAGATCGGGGCGACCTGATCGGAACGAAATTCTGGATACGCGGTTGCAGGAAGCGCCAAGAGATTGGTGGTTGCTGCGGTTTTTGTGTCCCTGCTCTTTGACATTGATGGAAATGAAGGGATATGTGGGCGGTTTGGGCGCATACGGCGTCTAACTCGCAGCATATCGGCTCTCTAGGAAGGATCTTTTGGTCCGGACGATGATGAGAGTGACAGCTTCACTAGTTTGTGGGTCACGTTACTTCGGTAACTTGGCACATCAAATCTAGATGACTGTTCTTGCGTCACAGACGTAAGACAGATGTGCGAAGGTTCGACGTCAAGGATAGTGTCTCTGACACTTTCAACTTGAGAGTTTGATCCTGGCTCAGAATGAACGCTGGCGGCAGGCCTAACACATGCAAGTCGAGCGAGACCTTCGGGTCTAGCGGCGGACGGGTGAGTAACACGTGGGAACGTACCCTTTGCTACGGAATAGCCTCGGGAAACTGGGAGTAATACCGTATGTGCCCTTCGGGGGAAAGATTTATCGGCAAAGGATCGGCCCGCGTTGGATTAGCTAGTTGGTGAGGTAATGGCTCACCAAGGCGACGATCCATAGCTGGTTTGAGAGGATGACCAGCCACACTGGGACTGAGACACGGCCCAGACTCCTACGGGAGGCAGCAGTGGGGAATCTTAGACAATGGGCGCAAGCCTGATCTAGCCATGCCGCGTGAGCGATGAAGGCCTTAGGGTTGTAAAGCTCTTTCGCTGGGGAAGATAATGACTGTACCCAGTAAAGAAGCCCCGGCTAACTCCGTGCCAGCAGCCGCGGTAATACGGAGGGGGCTAGCGTTATTCGGAATTACTGGGCGTAAAGCGCACGTAGGCGGACTGGAAAGTTGGGGGTGAAATCCCGGGGCTCAACCTCGGAACTGCCTTCAAAACTCCCAGTCTTGAGTTCGAGAGAGGTGAGTGGAATTCCGAGTGTAGAGGTGAAATTCGTAGATATTCGGAGGAACACCAGTGGCGAAGGCGGCTCACTGGCTCGATACTGACGCTGAGGTGCGAAAGCGTGGGGAGCAAACAGGATTAGATACCCTGGTAGTCCACGCCGTAAACGATGAATGCCAGACGTCGGCAAGCATGCTTGTCGGTGTCACACCTAACGGATTAAGCATTCCGCCTGGGGAGTACGGTCGCAAGATTAAAACTCAAAGGAATTGACGGGGGCCCGCACAAGCGGTGGAGCATGTGGTTTAATTCGAAGCAACGCGCAGAACCTTACCAACCCTTGACATGTGTATCGCGGTTCCAGAGATGGTTCCTTCAGTTCGGCTGGATACAACACAGGTGCTGCATGGCTGTCGTCAGCTCGTGTCGTGAGATGTTCGGTTAAGTCCGGCAACGAGCGCAACCCACACTCTTAGTTGCCATCATTCAGTTGGGCACTCTAGGAGAACTGCCGGTGATAAGCCGGAGGAAGGTGTGGATGACGTCAAGTCCTCATGGCCCTTACGGGTTGGGCTACACACGTGCTACAATGGTAGTGACAATGAGTTAATCTCAAAAAGCTATCTCAGTTCGGATTGGGGTCTGCAACTCGACCCCATGAAGTCGGAATCGCTAGTAATCGCGTAACAGCATGACGCGGTGAATACGTTCCCGGGCCTTGTACACACCGCCCGTCACACCATGGGAATTGGGTTTACCCGACGGCCGTGCGCTAACCAGCAATGGAGGCAGCGGACCACGGTAGGCTCAGTGACTGGGGTGAAGTCGTAACAAGGTAGCCGTAGGGGAACCTGCGGCTGGATCACCTCCTTTCTAAGGATGTATCCACCAGAGAAAATGTCCGCATCTTCTTTACAGGATACACTTAGCAGATGTCTTCAGATCAGAAGCATCACAACGCGGCCAGGCCGTCCTCATATCCCTTCACAAGAAAGCCGGAGCAACCGAGCACGGTAACGGGTCGGTAGCTCAGGTGGTTAGAGCGCACGCCTGATAAGCGTGAGGTCGGAGGTTCAAGTCCTCCTCGACCCACCATTATCCGCAGCCGGGTGTTCCAGTACCTATGGGGCCTTAGCTCAGCTGGGAGAGCGCCTGATTTGCATTCAGGAGGTCATCGGTTCGATCCCGATAGGCTCCACCAGTATCCCCGACATGATCATCAGCTGCATTTGCGAATGTATCTGATCGTCCTGTCGGACGCGTTCCTGAAAGACGGAACATTGACATCGTATAGAGAGAGAGAAACATCGATAGCATGATGGTTCATTCCAATGGGAATTGAACCGTTATTCAGATGCTCACGCAACGTATGATCGTTGTCCGGATGCAGCTTGCTGCCTTCGGCCAAAGACCAGCGCCGCGCGAGCGAATAACAGTGCTATTGTTCAAGTCTAGTACGCAACCGGTCACTGACACGATCTTAGGATTGGCCAGTGACATGGGTAGAAGTATATGACTTCTGTTTCGGAAAGTGGCTGCGGGCTTAGCTTGTCCTGCGGCCTTGCTCTTTCCGGATCAGATCAAGCGCGAGAAGGGCGTTTGGTGGATGCCTAGGCAGTAAGAGGCGATGAAGGACGTGGTACCCTGCGTTAAGCCATGGGGAGCCGGGAACAGGCTTTGATCCATGGATATCCGAATGGGGAAACCCACCTGACAGTTTGTTGTAATTATCTCTGATAGCTTACAATGGGCTGAAACAGGTACTAATTACCTGAATACATAGGGTTTTTAGAGCGAACCCGGGGAACTGAAACATCTAAGTACCCGGAGGAAAGGACATCAACAGAGACTCCGTTAGTAGTGGCGAGCGAACGCGGATCAGCCGATGCATGAAGTGTGACAAGAATGGTCTGGAAAGGCCAACCATAGTGGGTGACAGTCCCGTATTGGAAGCACCATTGCACATATTAAGTAGGGCGGGACACGTGAAATCCTGTCTGAAGATCGGAGGACCACCTCCGAAGGCTAAGTACTCCTTACTGACCGATAGCGAACCAGTACCGTGAGGGAAAGGTGAAAAGCACCCCGACGAGGGGAGTGAAACAGTACCTGAAACCGGACGCCTACAAGCAGTCGGAGCCTCCTTGAGAGGTGACGGCGTACCTTTTGTATAATGGGTCAACGACTTGGTCTAACGAGCGAGCTTAAGCCGATAGGTGTAGGCGCAGCGAAAGCGAGTCTTAAATGGGCGACAGAGTTCGTTGGATCAGACCCGAAACCAGGTGATCTAGCCATGAGCAGGATGAAGGTAAGGTAACACTTACTGGAGGTCCGAACCAACACCCGTTGAAAAGGGTCTGGATGACTTGTGGCTAGGGGTGAAAGGCTAATCAAACCTGGAGATAGCTGGTTCTCCGCGAAAGCTATTTAGGTAGCGCCTCGGACGAATACCATCGGGGGTAGAGCACTGGATGGGCAATGGGGTCCCACAGACTTACTGAGCCTAACCAAACTCCGAATACCGATGAGTAATATCCGGGAGACACACGGCGGGTGCTAACGTCCGTCGTGAAGAGGGAAACAACCCTGACCTGCAGCTAAGGCCCCTAATTCATGGCTAAGTGGGAAAGCATGTGAGACGGCCAAAACAACCAGGAGGTTGGCTTAGAAGCAGCCATCCTTTAAAGATAGCGTAACAGCTCACTGGTCTAGATAAGCTGTCTTGCGGCGAAGATGTATCGGGGCTCAAGCCATGAGCCGAAGCTCGGGATGCACAGCGATGTGCGTGGTAGCGGAGCGTTCTGTGATATAGAACGCTGTCTCTTGTTGATCCTTATGGGACCAACGCAGAGACACTGTTCTTTCTGTGAAGCCGGGCTGTAAGGCATCCGGTGGAGAGATCAGAAGTGAGAATGTTGACATGAGTAGCGACAAAGAGGGTGAGAGACCCTCTCGCCGAAAGTCCAAGGGTTCCTGCTTAAAGCTAATCTGAGCAGGGTAAGCCGGCCCCTAAGGCGAGGCCGAAAGGCGTAGTCGATGGGAACACGGTTAATATTCCGTGGCCAGGAGGATGTGACGGATCTCGAAGATTGTCTTCCCTTATCGGATTGGGAAGGCCGTTCAGAGGTTCCTGGAAATAGCCCTCCATCAGACCGTACCCTAAACCGACACAGGTGGACAGGTAGAGTATACCAAGGCGCTTGAGAGAACCACGTTTAAGGAACTCGGCAAAATGCTCCCGTAAGTTCGCGAGAAGGGAGCCCCGTCTGTACGCAAGTATGGGCGGGGGGCACAATCCAGGGGGTGGCGACTGTTTACTTAAAACACAGGGCTCTGCGAAGTCGTAAGACGACGTATAGGGTCTGACGCCTGCCCGGTGCCGGAAGGTTAAAAGGAGGGGTGCAAGCTCTGAATTGAAGCCCCGGTAAACGGCGGCCGTAACTATAACGGTCCTAAGGTAGCGAAATTCCTTGTCGGGTAAGTTCCGACCTGCACGAATGGCGTAACGATCTCCCCGCTGTCTCAAACGTGGACTCAGCGAAATTGAACTGTGTGTCAAGATGCACACTACCCGCGGTTAGACGGAAAGACCCCATGAACCTTTACTCTAGCTTTGCATTGGCATCAGGAATGTGATGTGCAGGATAGGTGGTAGGCATTGAAACTTGGACGCCAGTCTGAGTGGAGCCATCCTTGAGATACCACCCTTCGCCTTCTTGATGTCTAACCGCGGCCCGTTATCCGGGTCCGGGACCCTGCATGGTGGGGAGTTTGACTGGGGCGGTCGCCTCCCAAATCGTAACGGAGGCGCGCGAAGGTTGGCTCAGACCGGTCGGAAATCGGTCGTTGAGTGCAATGGCAGAAGCCAGCCTGACTGCGAGACTGACAAGTCGAGCAGAGACGAAAGTCGGCCATAGTGATCCGGTGGTCCCAAGTGGGAGGGCCATCGCTCAACGGATAAAAGGTACTCTGGGGATAACAGGCTGATGATGCCCAAGAGTCCATATCGACGGCATCGTTTGGCACCTCGATGTCGGCTCATCTCATCCTGGGGCCGGAGCAGGTCCCAAGGGTACGGCTGTTCGCCGTTTAAAGAGGTACGTGAGCTGGGTTTAGAACGTCGTGAGACAGTTCGGTCCCTATCTGCCGTGGGTGCAGGAGGCTTGAGAAGAGTTGACCCTAGTACGAGAGGACCGGGTTGAACGAACCACTGGTGGACCTGTTATCGTGCCAACGGTAGTGCAGGGTAGCTATGTTCGGACAGGATAAACGCTGAAGGCATCTAAGCGTGAAGCCCCCTTCAAAACTAGGCCTCCCTTGAGGGCCGTGGTAGACCACCACGTCGATAGGCCAGAGGTGTAAGTGCGGTAACGCATTCAGCTGACTGGTACTAATTGCCCGATTGGCTTGATTTGATCCGGTAAAAGCAAGGCAAAAACCTTAGCTCACCGACAGACAGCCATATACAAGCACCAAAAGTCGCACAGACCTGAACAATACATCGATGTTCGCCAGTCAATACTGGCAAGTCTCTGTTCCGGTTTGGTGGTCATAGTGGTGGCTAAACACCCGATCCCATCCCGAACTCGGCCGTTAAGGGCCTCTACGCCAATGGTACTGCGTCTCAAGACGTGGGAGAGTAGGTAACCGCCAAACCTGATCAGAGACTTCTCTCTCCAATACGATGAAAATAAACCCCTCCAAATAACCCGGATGGGGCGCCAAAAAGGCAACAGACGCGGGGTGGAGCAGCCAGGTAGCTCGTCAGGCTCATAACCTGAAGGTCACAGGTTCAAATCCTGTCCCCGCAACCATCTCAAATTGCACACCGCCCGCCCCATCGGCGGGCTTTTTGCGTTCCAGCGCAATCGTCAGAATGCCCGCCAGATCGCCCCGTACTTCGATCTGCAGCTCGCCGCTCACGGGGTCTGGCGTCAGCACGATCTCCTTCACCAGTGAGCGCAGAACATCGGCGGCACTCATGCGCCGTGCCTCGCAATCCTCCTGCAGGGCCGCATAGAGTTCTTCGACCTGAGCGCGGTAGTGATGCGCCATGTTCGGGTGCAGCAGGGGAGGGGGCTGGTCCGCTTCGGTGACTTGTGCTTGCAGCTGCTTTTGCCGGACCTCCAGGTCCTTCATCTGCTTCATCATCCGCGTGGGCGCACCCGCCGCGCAGGAACGCGAAGCCGTGGAAGACCGTCACCGCCGGCGCAATTGCCCGCAACGAAGCGCTGCGGGCATCCAAATACCTCGGACGCGCTTTGTGGCGAAAATGGAGCGGTTGTCACCGCCGGAGCCGCGCCGAAACGAAAATGCACTGTCTGAAGCTCTTGGGGCAGCGCCTCATGGCGCGGGACTTGGATCGCCAAGTCGCTGAGCTACTGGTCCCTATCGCCGTCCTGAACGGCTACACCGCTCTCGGCATACCCGTCACAAAGGCCGTGGGATAAGTCCGTCTCGGGATAGGCGAGGCTCGACCTTCAGCTGATTTGGGCAACACAGCCATGTGGCAGGGACGGAATGATGAAAGCAACAAGCTGACATTGTTAGAGCGCGAAAGTGATTTTCATGGTTGCTCTTGATATCTGCTCAAGTAATAAATTGAATAATGTTGGCGGGGAATCCACCCCGCCGCTGGTGGCCCGCCGGGCTGTCGGCCGCCCGACCGTCAGGAGCAAAGACCCCCGATCCATGACCCACGCCCTCGGTATCCGCGAGAACCTGCGGCCCTTCCTGGAACAGCTTCTGCAGGTGTTCTTCGTCGGCCTGACCATCGGCTTGCAGCGCACGGTGATCCCGGCGCTGGCCGAAACTGAGTTCGGGGTGGCCAGAGGCTCGATGCTGGCGCTTTTCGGCTTCATCGTCTCCTTCGGGATCGTGAAGGGCGCGATGAACTTTGTCTCGGGCCGCATATCCGAGCGGGTCGGGCGCAAGCGGGTACTGATCTGGGGCTGGCTGATCGCGCTGCCGATCCCGTTCATCATCCTCTGGGCGCCGAGTTGGGGCTGGATCGTGGCCGCGAACGTGTTGCTGGGCGTCAACCAGGGCTTTTGCTGGTCGATGACCGTGACCGGCAAGATGGACATCGTGCGCGCCGACCAGCGCGGCATCGCCACCGGGGTCAACGAGTTCGCCGGCTATGGTGCGGTGGCTCTGGCCGGGCTTCTCACCGGCTATCTCGCCAGCAGCTTCGATCCGCGCCTGAGCCTGTTCTTCTTCGGCCTGGTCGTCACACTTCTCGCGCTGGTCGCCGCCGTGCTGGCCTTCACAGAGACCCTACCCTTCGCCCGGGCCGAGGCCGCGCGGCATAAGGCCGGCACGGTCACGGGACCGCGCGCCCGCTATGTCGAGGGACCGGAACACCCGACCTCGGGCCAGATCTTCGCGCTGGTCACATGGCAGAACCGCAGCTTCATGGCGCTATCGCAGGCCGGCAGCGTGGAAAAGTTCGTGGATGCGCTGGTCTGGGCGCTGGTGCCGGTGTTCCTGATCGGCAAGGGCGCAAGCCTGATCGAGATCGGCTGGATCACCGGCATCTACGGCTTCGTCTGGGGCGGCAGCCAGCTCTGGACCGGGCCGCTCTCCGATCGGATCGGGCGCAAGGTGCCGATCGTCCTGGGCTTTTTCATCTGCGCGGCGGGTGTGCTGGCCTTCCCATTCCTGACCGGCGTGGCAGCCTGGGGCATCGCGGCCGCAGTGATCGGGGTCGGCATGGCGCTGCTCTACCCGACGCTGATCGCAGCGATGGGCGATATTGCATCTCCGGCCTGGCGCGGCTCGGCCCTTGGCGTCTACCGCTTCTGGCGAGACCTCGGCTATGCCATCGGCGCCCTGGCGATGGGGCTGATCGCCGATGCCTCGGGGATGCCGGAGGCCGGGTTCTGGTTCACCGGGATCGCCATGGCCGTCTCCGGTCTGTGGCTGGTCCTGGGCATGGAAGAAACCCATCCCCGCATCAATCCCGCGCCCGAACCGGCGCTTTGATCCCCTGAACCGAGGCTTGTCATGAAGCATCTGCTGATCCTGAACGACGCGCCCTACGGCAGCGAACGCAGCTACAACGGCCTGCGGCTGGTGAATGCGCTGGCCAAGCAGGATGCCGGGGGCGAGGTCACGGTGTTCCTGATGGCCGATGCGGTCGCCTGCGCGAAGGCCGGCCAGAAAACCCCCGACGGGTTCTACAATATCGAAATGATGTTGCGGCGTTTCGGTAGCGCCGGGGGGCGCGTGTTGCTCTGCGGCACCTGCATGGATGCACGTGGGCTGACCGAGGCGGAGCTGATGCCGAATACCTCCCGCTCGACCTTGGATGAACTGGCCGCAGTGACGCTGGCCGCCGACAAGGTGATGGTGTTCTGATGGCAGAAGACAGGCTCACCCCCGAGGCCCTAGCCACCGATCCCGACCGTTATGTGCTGATCGATGTGCGCGGCGCGGAAGAGTATGCCGCCGGCCATGTGGATGGCGCCCTGCATATCCCGCTGGCCGATCTGACCGCGCGGCTGGCCGAAATCCCGACGAGTCGCTCAGTCGTCACCGTCTGGGGCAAAGGCGGCGGTCGCTCAGCAGAAGGGGCGGCGATCCTGCGGGATTCCGGCCGATCCGATGCGCGCTGGCTTGAAGGCGGCGCGAACGGGTGGTCGTCGCGGAAGGATCAGACAGACTGAACCGCGCGCCCATCTGCCCTCCACTCGGGCAGGCCGCCCGCCATCCGGCGGGCGGTCAGGCCCATGGCACGCAGCCGTGCCACCGCCTGATCGGACAGAATGCAATAGGGACCGCGGCAATAGGCGACGATCGCGCGCCCGCCCGCGTCACGCACCGCTCCGGCCAGCGCATCAAGCTGAGCATTGCGTGCGCCGGGGATATGGCCTGCGTTAAACTCGTCATCGGGGCGCAGGTCGAGCAGGATGACCCGATCCTCTGCCAACGCCCGTTCCAGATCGTCGCGGTCCATGGCCGTGGGCGGTTCCTCGCCCCCGGAAAGCCCCCTCAGAATCGCCTCCACCTCGGCCAGGTTCCGCTCGGCCACCTGTCGGATCTGGTCCATCAGCACGAGGATGCGGTCGTCGGTCAACCGATAGATCACATGGTTACCGTCGCGGCGCGAGGCGACCAGCCCGGCGCGGCGCAACTGCTGAAGGTGCTGCGAGCAGTTGGCCACGGAAATCCCGATCCGCTCGGCCAGGGCCTCCACCCCGCGCTCGACCTGGGCAAGCTGTTCGAGAATCGCAAGGCGATGCGGCGCCGACATCGCGCGGGCGATCGTGGCGAATTCTTCCAGCAGGGCGGCCTTGGGTGGAGAGGTCATCGGGGCTCGCTGTTCAAGAGATCGCTTGAATCATAGGGGCATGATGGCCGGGCGGCAAGCCGTTGGTCGTCCTGTCGATGCAATGTGGCGATCTGCCGGGGGCGTTGACAAATCGATCTCAAGAAAACTATCACTCAATTTAAGAATTGAATGATGATTCTGAACCCCAGCCCAAGAGATCACGGAGACCCTGTCGATGATCCGCAACCCGATGCACCGGCAGGTGCTTCTCCTCGCCTCGGCGCAGGCCCTTTTCCAGACTGTTTCGGTGCTGGTGATGACCATCGGCGGGCTCGCGGGGGCGCAGATCACCCCGCGCCCGGAACTGGCAACGATGCCCATCGCAGCGATGTTCCTCGGCACCGCGCTGATGACCTTTCCGGCCTCGCATTTCATGGCGAAGGCGGGCCGGCGTGCGGGTTTCCTGCTCGGCGCGGCCCTCGGCATCGCCGGCGGCGTGATCGCGGCGACGGGCATCTGGATGGCGCACCTTTATCTTCTGTCGCTCGGCACTCTCCTGGTCGGAGCTTATCAGGCCTTCGCGCAATTCTACCGCTTCGCCGCCAGCGAGGTGGCCGATGATGCCTTCCGGCCCCGGGCGATTTCGCTGGTCATGGCGGGCGGTGTGGTCGCGGCGCTGCTCGGGCCGCTGCTCGGGCGGATCGGCGGGCCGCTGATGGAGCCGGCCTATGTCGGTTCGTTCCTGATCCTCG contains these protein-coding regions:
- a CDS encoding MFS transporter, whose amino-acid sequence is MTHALGIRENLRPFLEQLLQVFFVGLTIGLQRTVIPALAETEFGVARGSMLALFGFIVSFGIVKGAMNFVSGRISERVGRKRVLIWGWLIALPIPFIILWAPSWGWIVAANVLLGVNQGFCWSMTVTGKMDIVRADQRGIATGVNEFAGYGAVALAGLLTGYLASSFDPRLSLFFFGLVVTLLALVAAVLAFTETLPFARAEAARHKAGTVTGPRARYVEGPEHPTSGQIFALVTWQNRSFMALSQAGSVEKFVDALVWALVPVFLIGKGASLIEIGWITGIYGFVWGGSQLWTGPLSDRIGRKVPIVLGFFICAAGVLAFPFLTGVAAWGIAAAVIGVGMALLYPTLIAAMGDIASPAWRGSALGVYRFWRDLGYAIGALAMGLIADASGMPEAGFWFTGIAMAVSGLWLVLGMEETHPRINPAPEPAL
- a CDS encoding DsrE/DsrF/TusD sulfur relay family protein, giving the protein MKHLLILNDAPYGSERSYNGLRLVNALAKQDAGGEVTVFLMADAVACAKAGQKTPDGFYNIEMMLRRFGSAGGRVLLCGTCMDARGLTEAELMPNTSRSTLDELAAVTLAADKVMVF
- a CDS encoding rhodanese-like domain-containing protein, producing MAEDRLTPEALATDPDRYVLIDVRGAEEYAAGHVDGALHIPLADLTARLAEIPTSRSVVTVWGKGGGRSAEGAAILRDSGRSDARWLEGGANGWSSRKDQTD
- a CDS encoding metalloregulator ArsR/SmtB family transcription factor; the protein is MTSPPKAALLEEFATIARAMSAPHRLAILEQLAQVERGVEALAERIGISVANCSQHLQQLRRAGLVASRRDGNHVIYRLTDDRILVLMDQIRQVAERNLAEVEAILRGLSGGEEPPTAMDRDDLERALAEDRVILLDLRPDDEFNAGHIPGARNAQLDALAGAVRDAGGRAIVAYCRGPYCILSDQAVARLRAMGLTARRMAGGLPEWRADGRAVQSV
- a CDS encoding MFS transporter; protein product: MIRNPMHRQVLLLASAQALFQTVSVLVMTIGGLAGAQITPRPELATMPIAAMFLGTALMTFPASHFMAKAGRRAGFLLGAALGIAGGVIAATGIWMAHLYLLSLGTLLVGAYQAFAQFYRFAASEVADDAFRPRAISLVMAGGVVAALLGPLLGRIGGPLMEPAYVGSFLILAVVSLIAAGVLTALRMPDAKADHVDPQQGRPWGEIVTQPGYLVAPSSFWATTCLMSGSPQPSCSARRSTGWPRC